DNA sequence from the Methanolobus sp. ZRKC5 genome:
CTTATTTATTACGTTTACGACCGTTTCGATCCTGACTGCGTTCACCACAATACTCTTTGCCTTCTTTTCAGCAAGCACTTCAAGCACACGGGAAATGTTTTTTGTGCCACCTATAAATGCACAATCAATTGACCCAACATCCTGCTTTTCCAGGATCTCAGATGATTCACCGGAAAACACATGTGCATTGGTAATCTTAAATGCTTCGAAATTTTTCTTCGTTACATCAATTGCCTGTTCCCTTGCATCAATAGCACATATGCTAATATCGCGTACCATTTTTGAAGCTTCTATAGACACGGCTCCCGTACCACAACCAATGTCGAAAAATCTGCAATTATCCGTTAAATCAAGTTTTGATAGGGCAACTGCAATAATCTCCGGTTTTGTTGGACCGCCACTTACGTGCATAAGTTCTGTCATGTTCCACCTTAACTAAGATAAACTGGAGTTAAGTAGATATAAGTTGTCCTTCATAAAACTGTTGCATTATTACGAAATAGTATAGCAATTCAAAAATATTTAGGGCGGTTGCAATGGAAAACAAGAAAAAAGCTAAGAAACTACTGGTATTGGGTACTGCATCAGATGTAGGCAAGAGCATAATGGTCACTGGCCTTTGCAAGATCCTTTCCAGAAAATATAAGGTTGCACCATTTAAGGCCCAGAACATGAGTCTCAACTCATGGATCACAAAAGACGGAAAAGAGATTGGAATTGCTCAGGCAATACAGGCCAAAGCTGCCGGAGTTGAGCCCACTGCTGACATGAATCCAGTTCTTCTCAAACCCAAAGGAGATAGAACATCACAGGTTATCGTACTTGGTGAACCCTATGCCGATAAGACCGCTGGCAATTATTACGATTCCATAGAGGAAATGCATGGCGTGCTCAGGGGAGCCCTTGAAAGACTTGAGTCTGAATATGATCTGATAGTCATGGAAGGAGCAGGTGGAGCTGCCGAGATCAACCTGTATGACAGGGATATCGTCAATATTGGAACCGCACGTATAACACAAGCACCCATCATACTTGTGGGAGATATCGAATCAGGCGGTGTTTTTGCAAGTCTCTACGGAACTAAAGAGCTTCTTCCTGAAGACGTCAGCAAGAACCTCAAAGGTTTCGTCATCAATAAGTTCAGAGGCGATCCTGCAATACTTGAACCCGGATTAAAGCAGTTGGAAGACCTGACAGGTGTACCCGTTCTTGGAGTTCTTCCATATTACAAGCTCAATATACCTTCTGAGGATTCAATGGCGATCAGGAAGAAAAAGGGAAGGGAAGAAAATGAAGATATCAACGATATTGACATTGCTGTAGTGCGCCTTCCAAGGATCTCCAATTTTACTGATTTCGAACCGCTAGAGAGGATTGCAAACGTCAGGTATGTTGATCTTGATGAAAATCTGGGAACACCCGATTGCGTGATAATCCCCGGTACGAAAAATACTGTCAGTGACTTGCAAGACCTTCAGAAAAGCGGTATGGACATCCAGATACGCAACCTCAAAGGAAAAGCAGCCATCTTTGGAATTTGTGGCGGTTATCAGATGCTTGGTAAAGTTATCCACGATTCCGGCATAGAGAACGGAGTTGAAGCAGACTATGAAGGACTTGGTTTGCTTGATATCGAAACATCATTCGGTGAATACAAGAAAAAGACCATTCAGGTCCAAAAAGAAATAGTAGCCGATGGCCCAATTTTCAAAAACATCAAAGGTGACGAGATATGTGGCTACGAGATACACATGGGCATAACCAAAACACCAAGAACTGTTTTTGGTGATGACGGTAGTACTGACGAGAGCGGCACTGTGGTGGGTACATACCTTCATGGACTTTTCGAAAACGAGAACATACGCCATGCACTCATGATATATCTTGCCGAAAAGAAAGGCGTAGAGTACCATCCTGAAAAAGTCACAACTGAAGATGAGGCATATGAAGAACTTGCAGAGATAATTGAGAGCTGCCTTGACATGAATAAGATATACAAACTCATCGAAAACCAGGAATAAATACCCCTATTTTTTAAATCAGCAGCATCTGACTGTTGTTTTCTTTTTTTGCACCGAACTTTCAATTTCAAACATGTAGCCTTGGCCATCTTTTTTGAATCCACCCTGAAAGGCCTTTTGTTACTTATTTACAAGCAATGTTTGCACACAGAGACATTGTAAATAACACTACTTATGTAAGCCAATGGAAAATAATATATACATAGTTACACATTGTAGGCCCACCTATAAAAAATAAGAGAACAAAAGGTTACAAAATGAACGAAAAAACACTGGATTTCATCGAACCTGAAACATCCGTGAAGGTTCTGAAAGTAGCAGGGCAAAAGTCCTCAAGAAAAAGAATTCTTGACATGGGGCTCACTCCCGGAACAAGGGTGGACGTTATTCGCAGGGCACCCCTGGGTGACCCGGTGGAGTTCAAGCTTAAAGGCTACAATCTCTCTCTCAGAAAAAGAGAGGCTGGAACCATCATGGTCGAAATACTTGAGTAATTGGAAAATCTGATCCAAACCAGAGTGGTGACAGAATGACAGAAAAAATAACGGTAGCCATTACCGGCAACCCCAATGTTGGAAAGACCTCCATATTCAATGCAATAACAGATTCAAAACAACACGTTGGAAACTGGCCCGGAGTAACCGTTGAGAGAAAGATAGGAAAAAGAGTCCACAATGACATTGAAATGGAAATTGTAGACCTTCCCGGAACCTATAGTCTTACAGCTTATTCACTTGACGAGATAATAGCACGTGATTTCATTATTGAAGAAAAGCCGGACATTGTAGTGCAGGTTATAGATGCAACAAATCTTGAAAGGAACCTTTACCTCACGACCCAGTTGATGGAACTGGGAGTGAAAATGATCATCGCACTCAATATGACCGACCTTGCACTAGCAAAAGGTGACAGCATTGATGCGGAGAATATGCAGGAATTCCTCGAAATACCCGTAGTATCCACAATCGGAAGTAAAGGAAATGGGATAGAAGGTCTTCTTGATGCAGTTGCAGGAGAGATAGATAAGACGCAGTTCACAGAGAGCGTGTTCACCTACGAAGAAGAAATAGAGAACAATGCTGATGAACTTGGATCGATCCTTGGAACTGATCCTTATTTTGCACATTATCCGTTACGATGGTTCAGCATGAAGTTGCTTGAGGGCGACGAGAATATAATTAAAAAAGCAAGGGAAAGCGATAGCTATACCCGTATAAATGAGATACTCAGCAAAATAGATGCTGATAGTTTAGAGGCAAAAATAGCAGACCAGAGATACAAGACCATACAGGCCATGCTAAGGCAGGTTTGTGACATCAACACTGAACATCTTAGCGGTTCGGACATGGTTGACCGCGTGGTGACAAACAGAGTTCTTGGAATACCTATATTTCTGTCTTTGATGTGGGCAGCTTTTGAGATTACCTTCACTTTTGCCACACCCTTCATGAATATAATAGACATATTCTTCGGATGGCTCGCAGAAACTGCCACAAATGTCATTAATATCCCATGGCTGGCATCCCTTGTAGGAGAAGGAATGATAGCAGGTGTCGGGTCGGTACTGATATTCCTGCCCAACATCCTCTTGCTCTTCTTCATGCTCTCCCTGATGGAAGACAGCGGATACATGTCAAGAGCTGCATTCATCATGGACAAACTGATGAGCAAGATCGGATTGCACGGCAAGTCATTCATTCCCCTTATAATGGGATTCGGATGTAACGTTCCTGCCATAATGGCAACACGTACCATCGAAGACACCAGAGACAGGCTCATTACCATACTTATCACACCTTTCATGTCATGCGGAGCAAGGCTGCCGGTCTATGTGTTGTTGGCAGGTGCCTTCTTCGGAAGAGATGCAGGTGTTGTGATCTTCAGTTTGTATGCTTTTGGAATACTTGTCGCGATAGTAAGTGCAAAACTCATGCGAAGTACAATACTAAGAGGTGAAGATGCACCTTTCATTATGGAACTCCCTTCATACAAGATACCTACACTCAAAGGAAGTACCATCCACATGTGGGAAAGAGGCAAGATATACCTCAAAAAAGCAGGAACTATCATACTCATAGGTGTTGTTGGAGTATGGTTACTTGCATCAATTCCGGCACCTGGAAGTGGAGGGATCTTTGCTTCCGAGGAAATTTATGGCAGCACAAATTCCGTAATAGGCGTCATTGGAGTAATGTTAGAACCCCTTGTAGCGCCCCTTGGATTTGACTGGAGAATTGCTGTAGCATTATTGTTCGGCGTTGTTGCAAAAGAAATAGTCGTTGGTTCCATGGGTGTACTCTATGGAGTAGGCGAGAATGAAGCAAGTCTTTCAGCCGTACTTGCAGCTGGAGCAATGACACCCCTTGCAGGTCTGGGGCTAATGGTGTTCACTCTTCTGTACGCACCATGTTTTGCCTGTATAGGAGTTATCAAAAGAGAAACAGGTTCATGGAAATGGACCATGTTCCAATTACTTTACGGCACAGGACTTGCATGGGGAAGTGCATTTGTTGTGTACCAGGTTGGCAGCAGAATGGGACTACTTGCCTGAACTACAAAGGAGATGATGTAGATGAAACAAAATCATGAAAATAAAGAATTAATATTTGCAGCACTTGCAGGAGCGCTGTACACCATCTTTGGAATATTCCACATTGCAGAAGGACTTGGAATAAATACCGCAACAGCAAGTCAACTATTCGTCCCGGGCGACATCCTCGGCGGGTTCTGCCTTGTGGTCATAGGAGCAGTATTCCTTTACGGCCTAAAGGAAATGAAACAGGGAATTAACGCAGGTGTCTCCTTCGTTTATGTAGGGATATTGATGTCACTTGTATTCATGGGAGCATACCTGTTGATAATGGGCGGCACTCTGCTTGATTCCTTTATAGTCCCCGATGACTACGAAGGATGGAGTATAATGGAGACTTTCAGACCGGGAATCTACCTTGGACTACTTTCACTTGCAGGAATACTGCACTGGAAAGACAGGTTTTCCCTTAATGAAGTACTTGTATTCAGGGAGGGAGCATAATGGTAGTCGGTTACAAATTTTTCCTGAAAAGAATAGCCACAATAATGGACTCCAAAGAGAATCTCATCATCTGGACCATTGCTGGTAGGCTCAACCTCAGGCAAGATGAATTCAGGAACCTCCTGAACATCATGGAAAAAAAAGGAGATATAGAGTGTACAGCTGAAGGAGAAATTAGCTGCGGCGGGAACTGTCCAGGGTGTTCAAAGCTCTGCGCAGGCCCTGAACTATCTGCAGGGAACAGTAAAATAAAATCCTACAGGCTGACGGAAAAAGGCAGGAAAAATTGCGGAAGAGTGTCCTGATACCTTTGATATTATTTTCCGTTACATTGCTTTTTTACTGTCAATTTCTGTTTTATGCTTTTTTGAACTTTCTGATCTCTGGCTCCGTTTAATTTTGTCTTTTTTGTTTTTTGCTTTTGACAAAGCCATAAGTATTAAATACAATTAGTCATCTTTAATCACTATTGTATAGATATATACATCAATGCGTTCAAAGGTGCTCACATGAAGGACTACATAAAGAAAGTAAGTGAAAAGCAGAACCTCACAATAATGGAAGCAGAGGACGCTATCACACAGATATTCACAGAGGCCACTGATGCACAAATTGCCGGCCTCCTCATAGGCCTGAAAATGAAAGGGGAGACTCCTGAAGAGATCGCAGGTTTTGCCACCGGGATGAAAAAAGCCGCAAATACAATTGCACCGGAAGTTACCGGTGTGCTCGTGGATGTCGTGGGCACCGGTGGTGACAGGCACAATACCATCAATGTTTCGACTGCAGCAGCCATCGTAACTGCAGCAGCCGGTGTAGCCGTTGCAAAACACGGTAACCGTTCTATAACCTCTCTTTCAGGAAGTGCTGACGTGCTGAAGGAACTCGGTATAAAGGTGGACAAATCACCTGAAGAAGTAAAAGCATCGATCGAAAAAGATGGCATCGGTTTCATGTTTGCACCAATATTCCATCCTGCGATGAAAAGGGTCGGACCCATTAGACAGGAAATGGGAGTCAGGACCGTGTTCAATATGCTCGGGCCCCTTACAAATCCTGCAAATGCAAAAACTCAGCTTGTTGGTGTTTTTGACAAGAAGCTATGCGAACCATTTGCCCAGGTAATGAAAAAGCTCGGTGTTGAAAGAGCAATGATAGTTCACGGAGACGGCATGGATGAGATATCCAATATATCCGAAACATATGTTGCCGAACTCAAGGACGGAAAGATCAGCACCTATACACTCACTCCTGAAGAGCTTGGGATCAAGAGAGCAAAAGCAAATGATATTGTAGGCGGCACACCGAAAGAGAACGCACTTGACATAATATACATCCTCAAAGGTGAAAAAGGACCTAAGAGAGATATTATAGTAATGAACTCCGCCGCGGCCCTTTATGTTGCTGGCAAAGCTGGCTCCGTAAAAGAAGCCATTCCAATGATCGAAGAGATACTTGATAGTGGTAGAGCCATGGAGAAACTACTGGAATTCAGTGATAACAACAACATCCAAGAGGTTATACATGAAGCAGCTTCCAAGAGTGAAGATATGCGGAATGCAGTCTGCTGAAGACATAGAACTGGCAGTAAGCTATGGAGCTGATGCTGTTGGTTTTATCACAGAGGTTCCTGTGAACACACACAGAAAACTGGATGTACAAACAGCAGCAGAGCTTGTAAAATCAGTACCCTTCTTCGTGGACTCAGTACTTGTGATAATGCCATCTGACGGTCAACAGGCACTGGAACTTATAGAGAAGGTAAAACCAGATGTTGTACAGCTTCACAATGAGCTCAGCCCTGAAGAAATAGAGATCATACGCAACGGCACGCACCAGAAGATCATAAGGACATTTACCATACCTGTAGAAAGCAAAGAATTGCCTGCAAAGCTTGTGACTGAACTGGATGCACTACTTGACAATGACCTGATAGACGGCATACTTCTGGATTCGGGCAAAGCAGGAACCAGTGGTGGCACAGGCGCGGTGCATGACTGGTCAATAAGCAGGCAGGTAGTGGAAAATACAAATATCCCGGTAATACTTGCCGGTGGACTTAATCCTGAAAATGTGCGGGATGCCGTAAAAGAGGTCAGGCCATTTGCCGTGGACACTGCCTCAGGTGTAGAGACAAATAAAATAAAAGACCCTGCAAAAATACGCAGGTTCATAAAAGAGGTCAGGTGTATCAATGGTTGATTTTGATCTTACTAAAGATGATTTTACATCCCTTATTGAAAATTCACAGAAGCCTGCAATCGTGCAGCTTATGACAAAAGTGGATAGCATATGTACGCCCCTGCAGTTGTACGCAACCTTGCAGAATGCAAGTCATTCCTATCTGCTTGAATCTGTCGAAAAGGAAAAAAGACATGCAAGATATTCATTTGTAGGTTATGAACCGGAGATGGTAGTATCTATAAAGGACAACTACCTGACAATCGAATGCCAGATGAACTCCGAGCTTACAAAACATATCTATAGCAAACTAAAGTCCATGGGAAACATTGAATCCCTTATTGGTGGCAAGTTCAGGTTAAAGATCAGCGAAGATGAAGATGCACTTGCAGCTTTTAGAAAAATATACCCCACCAGTACCGATACAACGCTACTTAACCAGAAACGCTTTGACAGGCAGACCTTCCTGGGAGGTGCAATCGGTTACAACAGTTACGACCTTGTTTACGATTCCTGGTTAGACATCGACAAAAAACCTGATGCTGACACACCGGACATGCATTTTGCCATCATGTCGAAGACCTTTGTCTTTGACCACATAACCAACGAAACCTACATAGTGATCACACCTTTCGTGACAGAAACAAGTGACTTGGATGCTGTTTACGAGCATGCATACTCCGAGGCACTGTTGATGGAAAGGTCACTGCAGATGGCATCCGTAATAGGAATAAGTGAAGATATTCCTGCGGTAGATTCTGAAAAACCTGTTGCCAATACTGATCAGGCAGCTTACGAGGATGCAGTACTAAAGGCAAAACAGCACATTATTGATGGTGATATTTTCCAGGTCGTGATCTCCCGAAGATACACTGTCAAAATGAAACAAACACCCCTGCAACTCTACATCAGGCTCAGGAACATCAACCCAAGTCCTTACATGTATATCTTCAACTTCAAGGACATTGGAATAGTGGGTGCAAGCCCTGAAACACTCATGACAGTGTACGACAGGAAAGTAATAACAAATCCGATAGCAGGTACATGTCCACGAGGAAAGGATGAAGAAGAGGATAAAGTACTTGCCGCTGAAATGCTAGAGGACAAGAAAGAATGTGCTGAGCATGTAATGCTCGTAGACCTCGGACGCAATGATGTCAGGATGGTCTCTAAAGGTGGAACTGTTAAAGTCGATGACCTTATGAGTGTTGTGAAATACTCACATCTGCAACATATCGAGAGCACGGTGAGCGGGGATCTAAGGGATGAATGCGACCAGTTCGATGCCACAAGAGCGATATTCCCTGCCGGAACATTGTCCGGTGCACCGAAAATAAGGGCAATGGAAATAATAGATAACCTTGAGCCTGAATCAAGAGGAATATACGGCGGTGGCGTGGGATATTATTCATGGAATGGCGATGCTGATTTTGCAATTGTCATAAGGACTGTGATGATAAAGAACAACACAGCCTATGTACAGGCAGGGGCAGGCATCGTGGCTGACTCTGACCCGACATACGAATATAATGAAACGGAAAGAAAAATGGCTGCAATGATAAAGGCGATAGGAGGAAAATAATGAAAATATTGTTCATCGACAATAAAGACTCCTTCGTATGGAACCTTGTAGATTTTGTTTCCATATTCGAGCCGGACACAGTAGTCGTTACCAACACGATTACCATTGAAGAGGTTAAGGACATGAAACCAGATGGAATCATCATTTCACCCGGACCCGGCACACCTCACAAAGCAGAAGATGTCGGAACATGTATTGACATTATCAGAGAATTTGGAGCAGAGATTCCCATACTTGGAGTATGTTTTGGACACCAGGCCATAAATACTGCATTTGGAGGGACCATCGACCATGCAATTGGAGGACCGATACATGGTAAAACGTCCGATATAAGCCATGACAATTCAACGCTCTTTGCTAACCTAAAAGGTGGTTTCAAGGGCGGAAGATATCACTCCCTTGCCATAAAGGAACTAGCTGCTGACCTGAAAGTTACCGCGAAGACAGATGATGACATCATCATGGCCGTTGAGCACAATGAATATCCGATCTATGGAGTGCAGTTCCATCCGGAATCCATCCTTACCGATGAAGGAGTTAAGATCATCAGAAACTTCCTCAGGGTAATCGAGGGGATGCACAAGGATTAAGCGTTTGCAGGCTTATTAGTAACCATGCTTATCGGTATCACAGGAACACCGGGAACAGGGAAGACATCTGTTACAAAACTAATGGAAAATGACCCATCATATCAGGTTATCCACCTCAACGAGCTCATCAAAGAAGAGAAGCTCTACTGCGAAGTGGATACAGAAAGGGACTGCGTCGTTGCTGACATGGACCTGGTATATAACAGGGTTCTGGAACTGCAGGATAAATTATATCCTGTCACCATAGTTGACAGCCATCTCTCACACCATATTGCTGATATCGTTATTGTGCTGAGGACATCGCCTGAAAAACTGAAAGAAAGATTGGAAAAAAGGAAGTATTCAGTTGAAAAAGTACGGGAAAACCTCGAAGCAGAAGCCCTGGACATCATCCTGGCGGAAGCGGTGGACTGGTGCGAGAAGGTCTTTGAACTTAATACGACAGGAGGAACTGTGGATGGAACCTTCAAGGATATCGGGAAAATAATAAAGGCACTTAAGAGAGGAGAAACAGAAGAAATCGAACAGGCTTACAGACCAGGGTCTGTGGACTGGAGCGATTACTTATTTGATTAGCTTCCATCCCCTATTTTTTATGCTAAGGTAACGCCTTTAAAGTATCCACATATAAAGGTAATTTCAGTGTGAAAGTACTGCCACTACCATATTCACTTTCAACTTGTACCTCACCGTTATGCATTTTTGCATACTCCCTTACAAGCATAAGACCCAGACCTGCGCCTCCGTGTTTGCGACTTGTCGAGCCATCCGCCTGCACAAAAGGTTCAAATATTCGATCCATATCAGCTTCTTTTATTCCAATTCCACTATCTGAAACAGATATGCATATGCTATCATCCACCTTTTTTACATCTA
Encoded proteins:
- a CDS encoding aminodeoxychorismate/anthranilate synthase component II — encoded protein: MKILFIDNKDSFVWNLVDFVSIFEPDTVVVTNTITIEEVKDMKPDGIIISPGPGTPHKAEDVGTCIDIIREFGAEIPILGVCFGHQAINTAFGGTIDHAIGGPIHGKTSDISHDNSTLFANLKGGFKGGRYHSLAIKELAADLKVTAKTDDDIIMAVEHNEYPIYGVQFHPESILTDEGVKIIRNFLRVIEGMHKD
- a CDS encoding phosphoribosylanthranilate isomerase; its protein translation is MKQLPRVKICGMQSAEDIELAVSYGADAVGFITEVPVNTHRKLDVQTAAELVKSVPFFVDSVLVIMPSDGQQALELIEKVKPDVVQLHNELSPEEIEIIRNGTHQKIIRTFTIPVESKELPAKLVTELDALLDNDLIDGILLDSGKAGTSGGTGAVHDWSISRQVVENTNIPVILAGGLNPENVRDAVKEVRPFAVDTASGVETNKIKDPAKIRRFIKEVRCING
- a CDS encoding cobyric acid synthase, encoding MENKKKAKKLLVLGTASDVGKSIMVTGLCKILSRKYKVAPFKAQNMSLNSWITKDGKEIGIAQAIQAKAAGVEPTADMNPVLLKPKGDRTSQVIVLGEPYADKTAGNYYDSIEEMHGVLRGALERLESEYDLIVMEGAGGAAEINLYDRDIVNIGTARITQAPIILVGDIESGGVFASLYGTKELLPEDVSKNLKGFVINKFRGDPAILEPGLKQLEDLTGVPVLGVLPYYKLNIPSEDSMAIRKKKGREENEDINDIDIAVVRLPRISNFTDFEPLERIANVRYVDLDENLGTPDCVIIPGTKNTVSDLQDLQKSGMDIQIRNLKGKAAIFGICGGYQMLGKVIHDSGIENGVEADYEGLGLLDIETSFGEYKKKTIQVQKEIVADGPIFKNIKGDEICGYEIHMGITKTPRTVFGDDGSTDESGTVVGTYLHGLFENENIRHALMIYLAEKKGVEYHPEKVTTEDEAYEELAEIIESCLDMNKIYKLIENQE
- the cbiT gene encoding precorrin-6Y C5,15-methyltransferase (decarboxylating) subunit CbiT, producing MTELMHVSGGPTKPEIIAVALSKLDLTDNCRFFDIGCGTGAVSIEASKMVRDISICAIDAREQAIDVTKKNFEAFKITNAHVFSGESSEILEKQDVGSIDCAFIGGTKNISRVLEVLAEKKAKSIVVNAVRIETVVNVINKMKELDLFDEVLHLIVSRGAPITGETMFKPENPVYVVVGRSGKN
- a CDS encoding ferrous iron transport protein A; the encoded protein is MNEKTLDFIEPETSVKVLKVAGQKSSRKRILDMGLTPGTRVDVIRRAPLGDPVEFKLKGYNLSLRKREAGTIMVEILE
- a CDS encoding adenylate kinase family protein; protein product: MLIGITGTPGTGKTSVTKLMENDPSYQVIHLNELIKEEKLYCEVDTERDCVVADMDLVYNRVLELQDKLYPVTIVDSHLSHHIADIVIVLRTSPEKLKERLEKRKYSVEKVRENLEAEALDIILAEAVDWCEKVFELNTTGGTVDGTFKDIGKIIKALKRGETEEIEQAYRPGSVDWSDYLFD
- a CDS encoding FeoC-like transcriptional regulator, coding for MVVGYKFFLKRIATIMDSKENLIIWTIAGRLNLRQDEFRNLLNIMEKKGDIECTAEGEISCGGNCPGCSKLCAGPELSAGNSKIKSYRLTEKGRKNCGRVS
- the trpD gene encoding anthranilate phosphoribosyltransferase, whose translation is MKDYIKKVSEKQNLTIMEAEDAITQIFTEATDAQIAGLLIGLKMKGETPEEIAGFATGMKKAANTIAPEVTGVLVDVVGTGGDRHNTINVSTAAAIVTAAAGVAVAKHGNRSITSLSGSADVLKELGIKVDKSPEEVKASIEKDGIGFMFAPIFHPAMKRVGPIRQEMGVRTVFNMLGPLTNPANAKTQLVGVFDKKLCEPFAQVMKKLGVERAMIVHGDGMDEISNISETYVAELKDGKISTYTLTPEELGIKRAKANDIVGGTPKENALDIIYILKGEKGPKRDIIVMNSAAALYVAGKAGSVKEAIPMIEEILDSGRAMEKLLEFSDNNNIQEVIHEAASKSEDMRNAVC
- the feoB gene encoding ferrous iron transport protein B encodes the protein MTEKITVAITGNPNVGKTSIFNAITDSKQHVGNWPGVTVERKIGKRVHNDIEMEIVDLPGTYSLTAYSLDEIIARDFIIEEKPDIVVQVIDATNLERNLYLTTQLMELGVKMIIALNMTDLALAKGDSIDAENMQEFLEIPVVSTIGSKGNGIEGLLDAVAGEIDKTQFTESVFTYEEEIENNADELGSILGTDPYFAHYPLRWFSMKLLEGDENIIKKARESDSYTRINEILSKIDADSLEAKIADQRYKTIQAMLRQVCDINTEHLSGSDMVDRVVTNRVLGIPIFLSLMWAAFEITFTFATPFMNIIDIFFGWLAETATNVINIPWLASLVGEGMIAGVGSVLIFLPNILLLFFMLSLMEDSGYMSRAAFIMDKLMSKIGLHGKSFIPLIMGFGCNVPAIMATRTIEDTRDRLITILITPFMSCGARLPVYVLLAGAFFGRDAGVVIFSLYAFGILVAIVSAKLMRSTILRGEDAPFIMELPSYKIPTLKGSTIHMWERGKIYLKKAGTIILIGVVGVWLLASIPAPGSGGIFASEEIYGSTNSVIGVIGVMLEPLVAPLGFDWRIAVALLFGVVAKEIVVGSMGVLYGVGENEASLSAVLAAGAMTPLAGLGLMVFTLLYAPCFACIGVIKRETGSWKWTMFQLLYGTGLAWGSAFVVYQVGSRMGLLA
- the trpE gene encoding anthranilate synthase component I, coding for MVDFDLTKDDFTSLIENSQKPAIVQLMTKVDSICTPLQLYATLQNASHSYLLESVEKEKRHARYSFVGYEPEMVVSIKDNYLTIECQMNSELTKHIYSKLKSMGNIESLIGGKFRLKISEDEDALAAFRKIYPTSTDTTLLNQKRFDRQTFLGGAIGYNSYDLVYDSWLDIDKKPDADTPDMHFAIMSKTFVFDHITNETYIVITPFVTETSDLDAVYEHAYSEALLMERSLQMASVIGISEDIPAVDSEKPVANTDQAAYEDAVLKAKQHIIDGDIFQVVISRRYTVKMKQTPLQLYIRLRNINPSPYMYIFNFKDIGIVGASPETLMTVYDRKVITNPIAGTCPRGKDEEEDKVLAAEMLEDKKECAEHVMLVDLGRNDVRMVSKGGTVKVDDLMSVVKYSHLQHIESTVSGDLRDECDQFDATRAIFPAGTLSGAPKIRAMEIIDNLEPESRGIYGGGVGYYSWNGDADFAIVIRTVMIKNNTAYVQAGAGIVADSDPTYEYNETERKMAAMIKAIGGK